From Candidatus Palauibacter soopunensis, one genomic window encodes:
- a CDS encoding cyclase family protein yields the protein MSDVLTRLVEELNAGTVRVVDLTIPLGPDTVVIDLPPIFAPSKGVTIEQISRYDDDGPAWYWNNLTLGEHTGTHFDAPIHWVTGKDVPNGTTDTIPPWKFVGPACVIDVEAEVDADPDFLLTPAGLEAWEAEHGRVPEGAWVFLRTGWSRREGKEAFLNVAEDGPHSPGFHQETSALLAHDRAVLGVGVETVGTDAGQAGGFDPPFPNHGIMHGAGRFGLASLCNLDRLPPTGAVAIAAPLKIVDGSGSPLRVIALAPA from the coding sequence ATGTCGGACGTACTGACACGCCTCGTGGAGGAGTTGAACGCGGGCACCGTCCGGGTGGTGGATCTCACGATCCCTCTCGGCCCCGATACCGTCGTCATCGATCTCCCGCCGATATTCGCGCCGTCGAAGGGAGTCACGATCGAGCAGATCTCGAGGTACGACGACGACGGGCCGGCCTGGTACTGGAACAACCTCACGCTCGGCGAGCACACGGGGACGCACTTCGACGCCCCGATCCACTGGGTGACGGGAAAGGACGTGCCCAACGGGACGACGGACACGATCCCGCCGTGGAAGTTCGTCGGCCCGGCGTGCGTCATCGACGTGGAGGCGGAGGTCGACGCGGACCCCGACTTCCTGCTCACGCCGGCCGGGCTCGAGGCGTGGGAGGCGGAGCACGGCCGCGTACCCGAGGGCGCCTGGGTTTTTCTGCGCACCGGGTGGAGCCGGAGGGAAGGGAAGGAGGCGTTTCTGAACGTGGCGGAAGACGGCCCGCACTCGCCGGGCTTCCACCAGGAGACCTCTGCCCTGCTGGCCCACGACCGCGCGGTGCTCGGGGTCGGAGTGGAGACGGTCGGCACCGATGCGGGTCAGGCGGGAGGGTTCGATCCGCCGTTCCCGAACCACGGGATCATGCACGGGGCGGGGAGGTTCGGCCTCGCGAGCCTGTGCAACCTCGACCGGTTGCCCCCGACGGGCGCCGTGGCGATCGCCGCGCCGCTCAAGATCGTGGATGGGAGCGGGAGCCCGTTGCGCGTGATCGCGCTGGCCCCGGCGTAG